From one Trifolium pratense cultivar HEN17-A07 linkage group LG1, ARS_RC_1.1, whole genome shotgun sequence genomic stretch:
- the LOC123902337 gene encoding phosphoglycerate mutase-like protein AT74 has translation MGVLPKRIILMRHGESQGNLDTSAYTTTPDHSIQLTPQGIQQARLAGDNLRRVVSGEGCSPDWRLYFYVSPYARTRSTLRELGRSFSKKRVIGVREESRVREQDFGNFQVQERMKIIKETRERFGRFFYRFPEGESAADVFDRISGFFESLWRDIDLNRLHIDQSNDLNLVIVSHGLTSRIFLMKWFKWTVEQFEHLNNFGNCEFRVMQQGTGGEYSLAVHHTEEEMLEWGLSPDMIADQKWRATAPKGAWNDQCSWYLDAFFDPLTQSESDDDEANQDEDEGETENETNS, from the exons ATGGGTGTTCTTCCAAAAAGGATAATACTAATGCGTCACGGCGAGTCTCAAGGAAACCTTGACACGTCAGCATACACCACCACACCAGATCACAGCATTCAGTTAACACCACAAGGCATCCAACAAGCCCGCCTCGCCGGCGATAATCTCCGCCGTGTTGTTTCCGGCGAAGGCTGTTCCCCTGACTGGCGTCTCTACTTCTACGTCTCTCCTTACGCCCGCACCCGATCTACACTTCGCGAACTCGGCCGATCTTTCTCGAAGAAACGCGTCATCGGTGTCAGAGAAGAATCGCGTGTTCGTGAACAAGATTTCGGTAACTTTCAAGTTCAAGAACGCATGAAAATCATCAAGGAAACTCGTGAACGCTTTGGTAGATTCTTTTATCGGTTTCCTGAAGGTGAATCCGCCGCCGATGTTTTCGATCGCATTTCCG GTTTTTTTGAATCGTTATGGAGAGATATTGATTTGAATCGGCTTCACATCGATCAATCAAACGATTTGAATCTGGTGATAGTTTCACACGGATTAACGTCAAGGATTTTTCTGATGAAGTGGTTCAAATGGACGGTTGAGCAATTTGAACATCTAAACAATTTCGGAAACTGTGAGTTTCGTGTGATGCAGCAAGGGACTGGTGGAGAGTATAGTTTGGCAGTTCATCATACAGAGGAAGAGATGCTTGAGTGGGGATTGTCACCTGATATGATTGCTGATCAGAAATGGCGTGCAACTGCACCTAAAGGTGCTTGGAATGATCAATGTTCTTGGTATCTTGATGCTTTTTTTGATCCTCTTACTCAATCTGaatctgatgatgatgaagctaaccaagatgaagatgaaggtgAAACTGAAAATGAAACTAATAGCTAA